The Deltaproteobacteria bacterium genome includes the window GACCGTGTGCGCGACGTCGGCGGAGGTGAACTTGTCGCCGTTGGACCAGGTCACGTCATCCCTGAGATGGAACACCCAGCTCTTGAGGTCGTCCGACGCCTCCCAGCTCTTGGCAAGGTAGGGAACCGTCGTATTGTCCGCCTTGGTCCGGGTCAGGTGCTCCACGAGGAACCGGGCGACGTTGGACTTCTCGGTCCAGTCGAATATCGCCGGATCGGTCACCTCCTGGATACGCATGGAAACCCGGAGGGTTCCGCCCGCTTTCGGCGTCGCCGCCGCCACGGACGGGACGAACGCCCCGCCGATGAGCTTGTCGGCGGTGGCATAGGCCGCGCCCACGGTCATGCCCAGCAGCGCCGCCTGGCGCAGGAAATCGCGCCGGGTGATCTTGCTCGTGCGAAGCTGGTCGCACAGCTCCGGCAGGTAGCTGTGGGTCTCGGCGCCCAAGGCGCGCTCGGACGGCAGCAAATAGCGCCGCTTGTCCCTGCTCAGGATCTTCTTGTCGCTCACGACGGTAACCTCCTGTTGGAATCGACTGCCGGGTGGGTCGCTACACGCACGTGGCGGGACGACGCTGGGGGACGGGCCGTTTGCTCCAATCCCCGCGGTCCGACAGACCAAGGCATGAAAACGGTTACCCTATGCCACCTGCGCTATGGAATGCAACCCGGTTTTCTGCGATTCTGGGTGTCATGGCGAAAACCATGCGGGATAACACGCTTCACACCATCGGGCGTTCGACGCCCGCGCTGGAGGGTGCGGCCAAGGTGACCGCCGAAGCCCTCTACCTGGAGGACCTGCATGAGCCGGGCATGCTCCACGGCAAGATCCTGCGCAGTCCCCTGCCCCACGCCAGGATCCGCGGCATCGACACTTCCCGGGCCGAGCGGCTTCCCGGAGTGATCGCGGTCATTACCGCGGACGACATGCCCGACATCAAGTTCAGCTTCGTCCCGGAGTTCGCGGACAAGGTGCCGCTGTGCGCGCCCGGCCGCACGGTGCGCTACGCCGGCGACGAGGTGGCCGCCGTGGCCGCGCTGGACGAGCGCACCGCGGAGGAAGCCGCGCGCCTCATCGAGGTGGACTACGAACCCCTGGAGCCGGTGCTGGACCTGGAGGCCGCGCTGTCGCCGGATTCTCCCGAAGTCCACGACGGCGGCAACCTGGCCTACGAGGTGCACAAAGCGGAGGGCGACATCGATGCCGCCTTTGCCGGATGCGACCTGGTGGTGGAGGAGGAGTTCGAAACCGCGCGCCAGTCCCATGCGGTCATGGAGACCCGCGGCTGCATCGCTTGGTACGGCGCCACCGGCCAGCTCACCGTGTGGCACCAGACCCAGGCGCCACACACCCTGCGCGCCGAGATCGCCCGCACGCTGGGCATCCCCCAGCGGCAGGTGCGCGTGATCCAGCCCGAGACCGGCGGCGGCTTCGGCGCCCGGCTGGTGATGAACGTCATGGTGCCCATCGCCGCGACCCTGTCCCGCAAGTCGGGCGGCCGGCCCGTGCGCATCGTCAACACCCGGGACGAGGAGTTCCGCTGCGCCGGCGCCCGCTACGCCTACCGCTTCAAGCTCAGGCTGGGCTGCACCAGGGACGGCGTCATCCGCGCCAAGAGCCTGGAGGTGCTGGGGGACAACGGCGCCTACAACGACAAGGGCATCTCCACCATCAACTTCATCACCATGTCCTTCTTCTCGTCCTACGATCGCCATCATCCGGCGACGTCGGTGGACGCCCGGCTGGTGTACACCAACAAGCCGCCCGGCGCCGCCTACCGGGGCTTCGGCCATGCCGAGGAGACCTTCGCCTTCGAGTCCGTCCTGGAAACCATGGCCGAACGGCTCGGACTGGACCCGGTGGCAATGCGCGCCGAGAACCTGAGACGCCCGTGCGAGCGCGCCTGCCTGGAGCGCGCCACCGAGCTGATGCGGCCTGGCAAGGGAACCGCCGAAGGCACGACGCGCACGGGCATCGGCATGGCGGTGTTGTCGGAGACCGGCGCCGGCCTGCGCTACTACCGGCAGAACTCCACCGAGGCCATCGTCAAGGTGGATCGCGACGGCAGCGTGGCGATCATCGCCACCATCGCCGACACCGGCACCGGCACCCGCACCGTCATGGCCCAGATCGCCGCCGAGCAGCTCGGCGTGTCGGTGGACCGCATCCGCATCTTCCACAACGACACCGACGTGATCCCCTTCGACCTCGGCACCTGGGCCAGCCGCACCACCTACGTGTGCGGCAACGCCGTGGCCGCGGCCGCCGCCGACGCGCGCCGGCGGCTGGCGGAGGTGGCCGCGGGCATGCTGCGTGCCGCTCCCGAGACCCTGGTGTTCGCCGGCGACCGGGTGGCAGCCACGGTGGAGCCCGGCGGCGAGACGACCTTCGACGAGGTGGTGCGGGAGGCCTACGACCGCCAGGGCCTGCTCATCATCGGCAAGGGCGCGTTCGTGGACGAGGCCGCCACCCGCTTCGTCACCAACGACTACGAGGCGGCGGCCCCGGTCATCGCCGCCTGCTGCCACGTGGCCGAGGTGCGGGTGGACACGGAGACCGGGGCGGTGGAGTTGTTGCGGTACCTGGCGGTGCACGACGTGGGCAAGGCCCTCAACCCTCTCGGTGTTCAACAGCAGATCGAGGGAGGCCTCACCCAGGGCATCGGCTTCGCCCTCTACGAGGACCTGGCTATTGACGGCGGCCAGGTGCTGAACCCGAACCTGGTCGACTATCGGCTCCCCACCTTCGCGACCATGCCCAGGCGCCTGGAGGCCGCATTCGTGGAGGGGGACTCCTCCGAGGGCCCCTACGGCGCCAAGGGCATCGGCGAGCTGCCCTTCGGCCCGGCCGCCCCGGCCGTCGCCAACGCCATCTACAATGCCGTGGGGGTGCGCGTGCGGGCACTGCCCATGACGCCGGAGCGGATCTTGCGGGCGTTGAAGCACCGCGAATGAAGCGCTTGTTCAGATTTCGTGCCAAGTGAGGTAGTGTCCTGAGGTGATGCGTGACCTGCCCACACGATGGGGGCTGAGCCTTCCCAACCGCGGCGTGCTGTTCGGCCTCACGACGGTGGACGACCTGTTCGCCTCCGCCGTCCTCGCCGAGGAGTGCGGGGTCTTCGAGTCGGTGTGGGTGGGCGACAGCTTCATCCACAAGCCGCGGCTCGATTCCATCGTGATGCTCTCGAACCTCGCGGCGCGCACCAGCCGGGTGCGGCTGGGCACCATCTGCATGGCCACGTTTCCGCTGCGCCATCCGGTGGAGCTGGCGATCCAGTGGGCCAGCCTGGACCACGTCTCCGGCGGCCGCGCCGTTCTGGGCGCGTGCATCGGCGGCGGCCACGAGCCCGAGCTGCGCGCCTTCGGACAGACATCCAAGGAGCGGGCGCCGCGGCTTGAGGAAGGCATCGCGCTGTTGCGCGCGCTCTGGAGCGACGGCAAGGTGCACCACCGCGGGCGCTTCTACACCCTGGAGGACTACGACATCCTGCCCAAGCCGGTGCAGCGCCCCTGCCCCATCTGGATCGCCGTGAACCCGCGGCGCCCCCTGGAAGGCAGCACCTTGGTCCAGCGCGCGCTGGAGCGCGTGATCCGGCTGGGCGACGGCTACATGACCGACGTGGTGGCGCCCGACGAGTTCCGCCGCCGCTGGGACTTCATGCAGGCGGTGGCGCAGCGCCAGGGGCGCGACCTGAGCGGCTTCGAGACCTGCATCCACGGCATGATCAACATCAACGAAGACAAGCGGGTG containing:
- a CDS encoding xanthine dehydrogenase family protein molybdopterin-binding subunit, whose translation is MRDNTLHTIGRSTPALEGAAKVTAEALYLEDLHEPGMLHGKILRSPLPHARIRGIDTSRAERLPGVIAVITADDMPDIKFSFVPEFADKVPLCAPGRTVRYAGDEVAAVAALDERTAEEAARLIEVDYEPLEPVLDLEAALSPDSPEVHDGGNLAYEVHKAEGDIDAAFAGCDLVVEEEFETARQSHAVMETRGCIAWYGATGQLTVWHQTQAPHTLRAEIARTLGIPQRQVRVIQPETGGGFGARLVMNVMVPIAATLSRKSGGRPVRIVNTRDEEFRCAGARYAYRFKLRLGCTRDGVIRAKSLEVLGDNGAYNDKGISTINFITMSFFSSYDRHHPATSVDARLVYTNKPPGAAYRGFGHAEETFAFESVLETMAERLGLDPVAMRAENLRRPCERACLERATELMRPGKGTAEGTTRTGIGMAVLSETGAGLRYYRQNSTEAIVKVDRDGSVAIIATIADTGTGTRTVMAQIAAEQLGVSVDRIRIFHNDTDVIPFDLGTWASRTTYVCGNAVAAAAADARRRLAEVAAGMLRAAPETLVFAGDRVAATVEPGGETTFDEVVREAYDRQGLLIIGKGAFVDEAATRFVTNDYEAAAPVIAACCHVAEVRVDTETGAVELLRYLAVHDVGKALNPLGVQQQIEGGLTQGIGFALYEDLAIDGGQVLNPNLVDYRLPTFATMPRRLEAAFVEGDSSEGPYGAKGIGELPFGPAAPAVANAIYNAVGVRVRALPMTPERILRALKHRE
- a CDS encoding LLM class flavin-dependent oxidoreductase, whose amino-acid sequence is MRDLPTRWGLSLPNRGVLFGLTTVDDLFASAVLAEECGVFESVWVGDSFIHKPRLDSIVMLSNLAARTSRVRLGTICMATFPLRHPVELAIQWASLDHVSGGRAVLGACIGGGHEPELRAFGQTSKERAPRLEEGIALLRALWSDGKVHHRGRFYTLEDYDILPKPVQRPCPIWIAVNPRRPLEGSTLVQRALERVIRLGDGYMTDVVAPDEFRRRWDFMQAVAQRQGRDLSGFETCIHGMININEDKRVAYEESKHYFQEYYPLAPPSDEVIRTWLAYGAPEECAVLLREWLDMGISTPVLRFTGHDQLAQIRRFVEEVLPLVQEDAR
- a CDS encoding ABC transporter substrate-binding protein, which gives rise to MSDKKILSRDKRRYLLPSERALGAETHSYLPELCDQLRTSKITRRDFLRQAALLGMTVGAAYATADKLIGGAFVPSVAAATPKAGGTLRVSMRIQEVTDPAIFDWTEKSNVARFLVEHLTRTKADNTTVPYLAKSWEASDDLKSWVFHLRDDVTWSNGDKFTSADVAHTVNRWLDPKTGSSNLGLFAAMVETVKGADGKDVKRGIANAVEVIDDHTIKFNLRQAALAMPENFYNYPAAIVHRGFGKDYAADLSKNPIGTGPMKLEAFAVGERAILKKARDWWAGPFHLDEIHYFDHGEDTNAWIAALASQQVDMVFRVPNQAIDTL